A genomic region of Gossypium hirsutum isolate 1008001.06 chromosome D01, Gossypium_hirsutum_v2.1, whole genome shotgun sequence contains the following coding sequences:
- the LOC107921352 gene encoding proline-rich receptor-like protein kinase PERK12, giving the protein MSESGGGSSPPAMSGSSPPASGAGNETNKNTPTAPSPTSTSTSSPPPPPDDSSNNQSFSEKKSPETSPPPAPQENESPPPPSSSSTPSSSKPPPSPQTPKQQQSPPATPQTQNPPKQQQQKRQSPPAPNTHSKESSQSSSGGSSSSSSSSPDNSTKSSPSPPRPSPGTSQSQSSANSTSSSPQISSSAPANGSSTTSSSTSSPKALGPTTLSTSKSPSSNSSDGSSPSGGSNNSKQNNVSGHDKTLNYEGVIAATVVGVLVVVFIILFFYLRGRKKNRKSPYANYNRPPPTNFLVTSDAQVGHSPQHDAFHYNSQLHGQESSMVNSPQKEQNYHGPDSGIMAGSKTYFTYEELMEMTNGFARQNIIGEGGFGCVFKGWMADGRVVAVKQLKAGSGQGEREFRAEVEIISRVHHRHLVSLVGYSMAEKQRLLIYEFVPNNTLEHHLHAKELSLLEWDKRVKIALGAAKGLAYLHEDCHPKIIHRDIKSANILLEDNFEAKVADFGLARLNDTSQTHVSTRVMGTFGYLAPEYASSGKLTDRSDVYSFGVVLLELITGRKPIDSTQPLGDESLVEWARPLLIHALESGDFGELIDPRLKKHYVKSEMVRMVEAAAACVRHSSSKRPRMALVVRALDFEGDPDLSNGVKYGDSIAYDSGKYSEEIAEFRRMGLSSTENSSEIDMYSSEYNSKEMERGQSDFWKSQNSSGDYTSGELETRALKTR; this is encoded by the exons ATGTCAGAATCGGGGGGTGGTTCTTCTCCGCCAGCGATGTCAGGCTCCTCCCCTCCTGCAAGCGGCGCTGGCAACGAAACCAACAAGAATACACCAACAGCACCCTCTCCGACTTCAACGTCAACTTCATCACCTCCTCCTCCTCCTGATGATTCTTCAAATAACCAGTCATTTTCAGAAAAGAAGTCACCTGAAACCTCTCCACCCCCTGCGCCACAGGAAAACGAATCACCCCCGCCTCCATCGTCTTCTTCAACGCCATCATCCTCCAAACCACCTCCTAGCCCTCAAACTCCTAAGCAGCAGCAATCACCGCCAGCGACACCTCAAACGCAAAACCCTCCTAAACAGCAGCAGCAGAAACGTCAATCACCACCAGCTCCCAACACCCATTCTAAGGAATCATCTCAGTCTTCGTCGGgaggttcttcttcttcttcctctagttctCCAGATAATTCCACCAAAAGTAGTCCTTCACCACCCCGACCTTCACCGGGAACCTCACAATCACAATCTTCAGCCAACTCCACTTCATCGTCTCCACAAATATCTTCATCTGCTCCAGCAAATGGATCTTCTACTACATCATCGTCTACTTCTTCTCCTAAAGCATTAGGTCCTACGACTCTAAGTACATCAAAAAGTCCCAGCTCTAACTCAAGCGATGGATCCTCCCCTTCAGGAGGCTCCAATAATAGTAAACAAAACAATGTTAGTGGTCATGACAAAACTCTCAACTATGAAGGTGTGATTGCTGCGACGGTGGTGGGTGTTTTGGTCGTTGTATTCATtatcttgtttttttatttaagggGAAGAAAGAAGAACCGAAAAAGTCCCTATGCTAATTATAACAGGCCACCACCGACTAACTTTTTAGTGACTTCAG ATGCTCAAGTGGGACATTCTCCCCAACATGATGCCTTCCATTATAATTCCCAATTACATGGCCAAGAATCTAGTATGGTAAACAGCCCTCAAAAGGAACAGAATTACCATGGTCCCGACTCGGGTATTATGGCTGGTTCTAAGACATATTTCACGTACGAAGAGTTGATGGAAATGACCAACGGATTCGCTCGTCAGAACATTATTGGTGAGGGTGGGTTTGGTTGCGTTTTCAAGGGTTGGATGGCTGATGGGAGAGTTGTGGCTGTTAAGCAATTGAAGGCAGGTAGTGGGCAAGGGGAGCGAGAATTTCGAGCTGAAGTTGAGATTATTAGTCGCGTTCATCATAGACATTTGGTCTCTTTGGTTGGATATTCTATGGCTGAAAAACAAAGATTGCTAATCTATGAATTTGTTCCAAATAACACTCTTGAGCATCATTTACATG CTAAAGAACTGTCGTTGCTTGAATGGGACAAAAGAGTCAAGATTGCTTTAGGAGCAGCAAAGGGTTTGGCATATTTACACGAAGATT GTCATCCAAAAATCATTCACAGAGACATTAAGTCGGCAAACATTTTATTGGAGGACAATTTTGAAGCAAAG GTTGCAGATTTTGGGCTTGCCAGACTTAACGACACTAGTCAAACGCATGTTTCAACTCGAGTGATGGGGACATTTGG GTACCTGGCACCAGAGTATGCTTCAAGTGGGAAGCTAACGGATAGATCAGACGTTTACTCATTTGGGGTGGTGCTTCTAGAGCTTATTACAGGGAGAAAACCAATTGATTCAACTCAACCTTTGGGAGACGAAAGTTTGGTCGAATGG GCACGACCGCTCCTTATACATGCCCTTGAGAGTGGTGATTTTGGTGAACTAATAGATCCACGGCTTAAAAAACATTATGTAAAGAGTGAGATGGTTAGGATGGTCGAGGCAGCTGCAGCTTGCGTTCGGCATTCTTCTTCAAAGCGGCCTCGCATGGCACTG GTCGTAAGAGCTTTGGACTTCGAGGGGGATCCCGATCTCTCAAATGGGGTGAAATACGGTGACAGCATAGCATATGATTCAGGCAAGTATAGTGAAGAAATTGCCGAGTTCAGAAGGATGGGACTTAGTAGTACTGAGAACAGCTCCGAAATTGACATGTATAGTAGTGAGTACAATTCGAAGGAAATGGAACGTGGACAGTCCGACTTTTGGAAGTCCCAAAACAGTTCGGGTGACTACACTAGTGGGGAGTTAGAAACTCGAGCCTTAAAAACTAGATAG